In a single window of the Melissococcus plutonius ATCC 35311 genome:
- the coaA gene encoding type I pantothenate kinase, producing MDDKINYYPISREEWRGFYRDGKALLTAEELEHIKSLNDRISLQDVQDIYIPLTHLIHLYMKEFESLTLSKGLFLHEYVQAPPFIVGIAGSVAVGKSTTARLLHTIFGRMFKEKSVELITTDGFLYPNHVLKQKGILGRKGFPESYDMKKLIAFLNEVKSGKETIKAPLYSHDTYDVIENEYNLIQQPDILIVEGINTLQLPANQQIYVSDFFDFSIYVDADPRLIEQWYLERFEALLNTAFRNPDNYYYSYAVGDRKEAFAMAKNVWKTINLKNLNEYILPTRGRADIILHKTTNHSIDEIFLRKY from the coding sequence ATGGACGATAAAATAAATTATTACCCAATCTCACGTGAAGAATGGCGAGGATTCTATCGGGACGGGAAAGCATTATTAACCGCTGAAGAACTCGAACATATCAAAAGTCTTAATGACCGTATCTCTCTCCAGGATGTTCAAGATATCTATATTCCTCTTACGCATTTAATTCATCTGTATATGAAGGAATTTGAATCGCTAACTCTAAGCAAGGGTTTATTCTTACATGAATACGTCCAGGCACCACCTTTCATTGTTGGCATTGCCGGCAGTGTCGCTGTTGGAAAAAGTACAACTGCCCGTCTTTTACATACTATTTTTGGTCGTATGTTTAAAGAAAAGAGTGTAGAACTCATTACTACTGATGGATTTTTGTATCCCAATCATGTGCTAAAGCAAAAAGGAATTTTAGGACGTAAAGGATTTCCAGAAAGCTATGATATGAAAAAGTTAATTGCCTTTTTAAATGAGGTAAAAAGTGGAAAAGAAACAATCAAGGCACCGCTTTACTCTCATGATACTTATGATGTTATTGAAAATGAATATAACTTAATTCAACAGCCAGATATCTTGATTGTTGAAGGGATTAACACATTACAATTACCAGCAAATCAACAGATTTATGTCAGTGATTTCTTTGATTTCTCAATTTACGTAGATGCAGATCCTAGATTAATTGAACAATGGTACTTAGAAAGGTTTGAAGCTTTATTAAATACTGCCTTTCGTAATCCAGATAATTACTATTACTCTTATGCAGTTGGCGATCGTAAAGAAGCCTTTGCAATGGCAAAAAATGTCTGGAAAACAATTAATTTAAAAAATTTGAATGAATATATCTTGCCTACCAGAGGTCGTGCTGATAT
- a CDS encoding GDSL-type esterase/lipase family protein, producing MKKIVLFGDSITAGRFIEAVSPILVDDIKKDITRMHLETVEIINAGSRSADTTEDGLKRLQREVLDEQPDIVTIFFGANDVAEYCLVEVEQYINNLNFMVEQIGHDKVILITPSYINSDKKVDRPQERLQEYQRRVKQLGRDLSVPVVDLYKAMCSYPGSNEFLQVDGLHFSKVGYELLSALIVQELKSKLKKIKIKEKT from the coding sequence ATGAAAAAAATTGTTCTTTTTGGCGATAGTATTACGGCTGGTCGCTTTATCGAAGCTGTTTCTCCTATCTTGGTTGATGATATAAAAAAAGATATCACTCGTATGCATCTAGAAACTGTTGAAATTATTAACGCAGGTAGTAGATCAGCGGATACAACTGAGGATGGATTAAAACGTCTACAAAGGGAGGTACTGGATGAACAGCCAGATATTGTTACTATCTTTTTTGGCGCCAATGATGTAGCCGAATATTGTTTAGTTGAAGTAGAACAATATATAAATAATTTAAACTTCATGGTTGAGCAAATTGGTCATGATAAAGTTATTTTAATTACACCTTCTTATATTAATAGTGATAAAAAGGTTGATCGTCCTCAAGAACGTTTACAGGAATATCAAAGACGAGTGAAACAATTAGGACGTGACCTATCTGTTCCAGTTGTTGATTTGTATAAAGCAATGTGCAGCTATCCAGGGTCTAATGAATTTTTACAGGTAGATGGCTTACATTTTTCTAAAGTTGGTTATGAATTATTGAGTGCATTGATTGTTCAAGAATTAAAAAGTAAACTAAAAAAAATTAAAATAAAGGAGAAAACATGA
- a CDS encoding class I SAM-dependent methyltransferase, with amino-acid sequence MTDHYYTENPETPHQKEQWSFELKNQVFHFETDTHVFSRKTIDYGTRVLIDTFNGKELPEGDMLDVGCGYGPIGLTLASVTGRFVEMVDVNQRAIGLAKENAKRNHIKNVDIHYSNIYDELNRSHYAAIISNPPIRAGKTVVHNILSGAHQLLESKGTLTVVIRKKQGAPSAEKKMKEIFGNVEIVTRDKGYYVLRSTKG; translated from the coding sequence ATGACCGATCATTATTACACAGAAAATCCTGAAACGCCTCATCAAAAAGAACAATGGTCCTTTGAATTAAAAAATCAGGTTTTTCATTTTGAAACCGATACACATGTCTTTTCAAGAAAGACGATTGATTATGGAACAAGAGTTTTAATTGATACGTTTAATGGTAAAGAACTACCAGAAGGAGATATGTTGGATGTTGGTTGTGGCTATGGTCCCATTGGCTTAACTTTAGCATCTGTAACTGGACGTTTCGTTGAAATGGTTGATGTTAATCAACGAGCGATCGGTTTAGCAAAAGAAAATGCAAAACGAAATCATATTAAGAACGTAGACATTCATTATTCAAATATTTATGATGAACTTAATCGATCACACTATGCAGCAATCATTAGTAATCCGCCAATTCGTGCTGGCAAAACTGTTGTACATAACATTCTTAGTGGTGCTCATCAATTGCTTGAAAGCAAAGGGACCTTGACAGTTGTTATTCGAAAAAAGCAGGGCGCACCAAGTGCTGAAAAGAAAATGAAGGAAATCTTTGGTAATGTAGAAATAGTGACCAGGGATAAAGGATATTATGTTTTACGAAGTACAAAAGGATGA
- a CDS encoding AmiS/UreI family transporter, translating into MLGVGLLFVAITLISNGVGGLLDIDQRSIALLNLLTGSLSFLINTIYLFHGDYYSAGTGYLFSFTYLLVGIIYVFDLDMKVYGIFALFVAINTLLCAYISYFSDGDWRFALIWLSWGVLWGLGFVEYVLEKPIGKPVFYLAILEGIVTCWIPGFMMLAQVW; encoded by the coding sequence ATGCTAGGAGTAGGATTATTATTTGTAGCAATTACATTAATAAGCAATGGAGTAGGTGGCTTATTAGATATCGACCAACGCTCGATTGCTTTATTAAATCTTTTGACAGGTAGTCTTTCATTTTTAATCAATACGATTTATTTATTCCATGGTGATTATTATAGTGCTGGTACTGGATATCTTTTTTCTTTTACCTATCTACTCGTTGGAATTATTTATGTTTTTGATCTCGATATGAAGGTTTATGGCATTTTTGCTTTATTTGTTGCAATAAACACTTTATTATGTGCCTATATTTCTTATTTCTCAGATGGCGATTGGCGTTTTGCATTAATTTGGTTGTCTTGGGGTGTATTATGGGGTCTTGGTTTTGTTGAATATGTCTTGGAAAAACCAATTGGAAAACCAGTCTTTTATTTAGCAATTTTGGAAGGAATTGTTACTTGTTGGATTCCAGGTTTTATGATGTTAGCACAAGTTTGGTAG
- a CDS encoding cytidine deaminase: protein MNKESEGNHKMKKDQWIQLAMTAMQKAYVPYSNFPVGACLITKNEKTYLGKNIENASYGLTNCAERTAIFKAVSEGERDFQCLVIAGQTAAPIVPCGACRQVMIEFFSPDMPVILVGIAGVKKETTVGQLLPNPFTKENL, encoded by the coding sequence ATGAATAAAGAATCTGAAGGGAATCATAAAATGAAAAAAGATCAGTGGATACAATTAGCAATGACTGCTATGCAAAAAGCCTATGTTCCTTATTCAAATTTTCCAGTAGGTGCCTGTTTGATCACTAAAAATGAAAAAACATATTTAGGGAAAAATATTGAAAATGCTTCTTATGGATTGACAAACTGTGCTGAAAGAACAGCTATATTTAAAGCAGTGTCTGAAGGAGAAAGAGATTTTCAGTGTTTGGTTATTGCTGGTCAAACCGCTGCACCTATTGTACCATGTGGTGCTTGTCGCCAAGTAATGATTGAATTTTTCTCTCCTGATATGCCTGTTATTTTGGTTGGTATAGCTGGAGTAAAAAAGGAGACGACGGTAGGTCAATTGCTTCCAAATCCATTTACTAAAGAGAATTTATAA
- a CDS encoding BMP family lipoprotein, whose product MKKAKLLGLGVIALTVALSLAACGGKHTKNSSKKGDPDHNIVMISDIGGIDDKSFNQSAWEGMKAWGKKHDLPEGVKGYAYIQSKDASQYTSNVDQAITNNFKTVFGVGYLIKDTIQQAAKKNPKTQFAIIDDVIADKKNVVSATFKDNEAAYLAGVAAAYTTKTNKLGFVGGEERVVIDRFQAGYQKGVADAAKKLGKTITVNAKYVASFADSAKGRALAASMYQEGTDIIFHAAGASGQGVFQEAAARNKAGNGDKVWVIGVDRDQQDDGNYKTKDGKKDNFTLTSTLKGVGASVQDIADRALKDKFPGGKHLIYGLKAGGVDITKGNLSDSARSAVKEAKEKVISGEIKVPEKPENR is encoded by the coding sequence ATGAAAAAAGCAAAATTACTTGGTTTAGGAGTCATTGCATTGACGGTAGCACTGTCACTAGCTGCCTGTGGTGGAAAGCATACAAAGAATTCTTCTAAAAAAGGAGATCCAGATCATAATATTGTAATGATTTCCGATATTGGTGGCATTGATGACAAATCTTTCAATCAATCTGCTTGGGAAGGAATGAAAGCATGGGGCAAGAAACATGATTTACCAGAAGGAGTCAAAGGCTATGCTTATATACAATCAAAAGATGCTTCGCAGTACACAAGCAATGTCGATCAAGCAATTACAAATAATTTTAAAACAGTTTTTGGTGTTGGCTATTTAATAAAAGATACCATTCAGCAAGCAGCAAAGAAAAATCCAAAAACACAATTTGCAATTATAGATGATGTTATTGCTGATAAAAAAAATGTAGTGTCTGCTACATTTAAAGATAATGAAGCGGCCTATTTAGCTGGTGTAGCAGCGGCCTATACAACAAAAACAAACAAACTTGGTTTTGTTGGTGGTGAAGAACGGGTTGTCATTGACCGTTTTCAAGCTGGATATCAAAAAGGGGTTGCCGATGCTGCTAAAAAATTAGGCAAAACAATTACCGTAAATGCAAAATATGTGGCTTCTTTTGCAGATTCAGCAAAAGGTAGGGCACTTGCAGCATCAATGTATCAAGAAGGTACAGATATCATTTTCCATGCAGCTGGCGCTTCTGGTCAAGGAGTTTTCCAAGAAGCAGCAGCTAGAAACAAAGCAGGTAATGGTGATAAGGTCTGGGTTATTGGCGTAGATCGCGATCAACAGGATGATGGAAATTATAAGACAAAAGATGGTAAAAAAGATAATTTTACATTAACCTCTACTTTAAAAGGCGTGGGAGCTTCTGTTCAAGATATTGCAGATCGGGCACTTAAAGATAAATTTCCAGGTGGAAAGCATTTGATTTATGGGTTGAAAGCTGGAGGCGTAGATATAACAAAAGGAAATCTATCCGATTCAGCAAGATCAGCAGTAAAAGAAGCAAAAGAAAAAGTGATTTCTGGCGAAATAAAAGTACCTGAAAAACCTGAAAATAGGTAA
- a CDS encoding ABC transporter ATP-binding protein, translating into MRNITKQFGNFKANDNINLKIKSGEIHALLGENGAGKSTLMNILSGLLVPTSGEIFMNGEKVVISDPTKANRLGIGMVHQHFMLMDAFTVTENIILGNELTNFGILDRKKAKKEIAQLSQRYNLDVNPDAYVHDISIVMQQRVEILKTLYRGANVLIFDEPTAVLTPQEIDELIFIMKELTKEGKSIILITHKLDEIKKVANRCTIIRRGKSIDTVMVADSSSQELADMMVGHSVSFKTEKKIAKPGKTILSVENLVVKDSRNVEAIKGLNLKIHAGEVVGIAGIDGNGQTELVQALTGLTKIEKGTIMLNGSTLLTNQKPREITETGIGYVPEDRHKYGLILEMSVADNIGLQTYYQNPYSKNGLLKHKVIRQHAQKLMKEYDVRALNEEVPAKALSGGNQQKAIIAREIDRNPDLLIAAQPTRGLDVGAIEYIHKRLIEQRDKQKAVLLVSFELDEILNVSDRIAVIHAGQIVGVVDPKETSENELGLLMAGYSLEEARAELSNVKAGETK; encoded by the coding sequence ATGCGTAACATTACTAAACAGTTTGGCAATTTTAAAGCAAATGATAACATCAATCTGAAAATTAAATCAGGTGAAATACATGCACTTTTAGGAGAAAATGGTGCTGGAAAATCAACATTAATGAATATTCTTTCTGGATTATTAGTGCCAACTTCTGGCGAAATTTTTATGAATGGCGAGAAGGTGGTCATCTCTGATCCAACAAAGGCAAACCGTTTGGGCATTGGGATGGTTCATCAACATTTTATGTTAATGGATGCATTTACCGTTACAGAAAATATTATTTTAGGAAATGAATTAACAAATTTCGGCATTCTTGATCGTAAAAAAGCCAAAAAAGAAATTGCTCAATTATCTCAACGATATAACTTAGATGTCAATCCAGATGCATATGTTCATGATATCTCCATTGTAATGCAACAACGAGTTGAAATATTAAAAACACTTTATCGAGGTGCAAATGTATTAATTTTTGATGAACCAACAGCAGTATTGACACCACAAGAGATTGACGAATTGATATTTATTATGAAAGAGTTAACTAAAGAAGGAAAATCTATCATTTTAATTACTCATAAGTTAGATGAAATCAAAAAAGTGGCAAATCGTTGTACGATTATTCGACGCGGAAAAAGTATTGATACAGTAATGGTAGCTGATAGTTCTTCTCAAGAATTGGCTGATATGATGGTAGGACATTCTGTTTCCTTTAAAACAGAGAAAAAAATAGCAAAACCTGGAAAAACAATTTTATCGGTTGAAAATTTAGTTGTAAAAGATAGCAGGAATGTTGAGGCGATTAAGGGACTAAACTTAAAAATTCATGCTGGTGAGGTAGTTGGGATTGCAGGAATTGATGGAAATGGACAAACTGAACTTGTTCAAGCACTTACCGGTCTGACAAAAATTGAAAAAGGAACTATTATGTTGAATGGTTCTACGCTGCTTACAAATCAAAAGCCACGTGAAATAACAGAAACAGGAATTGGATATGTACCTGAAGATCGCCATAAGTATGGCTTAATTTTGGAAATGTCAGTTGCCGATAATATTGGCTTGCAAACTTATTATCAAAATCCTTATAGTAAAAATGGTTTATTAAAGCATAAAGTGATTAGACAACATGCACAAAAATTAATGAAGGAATATGATGTTCGGGCATTAAATGAAGAGGTGCCTGCCAAGGCTTTATCTGGCGGCAATCAGCAAAAAGCAATCATTGCTAGAGAAATTGATCGTAACCCAGATTTATTAATAGCAGCTCAACCAACACGTGGACTTGATGTAGGAGCTATTGAATATATTCATAAACGGCTAATTGAGCAAAGAGATAAACAAAAAGCAGTATTGCTTGTCAGCTTTGAATTAGATGAAATTTTAAATGTCTCGGATCGAATTGCAGTTATTCATGCTGGTCAAATTGTTGGTGTGGTCGATCCAAAGGAGACCTCAGAAAATGAATTAGGTTTATTAATGGCTGGCTATTCTTTAGAAGAAGCTCGGGCAGAATTATCAAACGTAAAAGCGGGTGAAACAAAATGA
- a CDS encoding ABC transporter permease: protein MTNHSEKIRMILVPILSVIMGFILGAIIMLIFDYDPIENYQAMFETAFNGKRSIGEILVSSSPLIFTALGFSVANSAGFFNIGLPGQALCGWVASIWVALSIPNVPRVVALPLVIIIGALAGAVAAAIPGILRAYFGTSEVVVTIMLNYIFLYFGNYIVNSVMRPSLIENKGITHFVGQNTSLQTPFLSNISDGSRLNIGIFLAIIALFLVWFLMRKTTLGFEIRSVGLNPFASEYAGMSSKRTIILSMMISGVLAGLGGVVLGLGTFQNFFVQSTSISIGFDGMAVSLLGAGSSIGILLSALLFGILKLGGQGMPLLTGLPTELVDVVIASIIFFVGISYLTRLLLAKISRNKTAITEVESTESAEDPNDQEGGTI, encoded by the coding sequence ATGACTAATCATTCAGAAAAAATTAGAATGATTTTGGTACCCATCCTTTCAGTAATTATGGGATTTATTTTAGGTGCAATTATCATGTTGATTTTTGATTATGATCCTATTGAAAATTATCAGGCAATGTTTGAAACAGCATTTAATGGGAAAAGAAGTATAGGTGAAATTCTTGTTTCTTCTTCACCCTTAATATTTACAGCATTAGGTTTTTCAGTCGCCAATTCTGCTGGCTTTTTCAATATTGGTTTACCAGGACAAGCACTATGTGGTTGGGTAGCAAGCATCTGGGTAGCTCTTTCAATCCCAAATGTACCTCGTGTGGTTGCACTCCCACTTGTTATTATTATCGGTGCTCTAGCTGGCGCTGTTGCAGCTGCTATACCAGGAATTTTGCGCGCTTATTTTGGTACAAGTGAAGTCGTTGTTACCATTATGTTGAATTATATCTTTCTTTATTTTGGCAATTATATTGTAAATAGTGTTATGCGACCATCCCTGATAGAAAATAAGGGAATTACTCATTTTGTTGGACAGAATACATCGCTTCAGACCCCATTTTTAAGCAATATTAGTGATGGATCGCGTTTAAATATTGGTATTTTTTTAGCAATCATTGCTTTATTCTTGGTTTGGTTTTTAATGAGAAAAACGACCTTGGGTTTTGAAATTCGTTCAGTAGGATTAAATCCATTTGCCTCTGAATATGCGGGTATGAGTAGTAAACGTACCATTATTTTATCAATGATGATTTCTGGTGTTCTTGCTGGTCTTGGTGGTGTTGTACTTGGTTTAGGGACTTTCCAGAATTTCTTTGTTCAAAGTACGTCCATAAGTATTGGCTTTGATGGTATGGCTGTCTCATTACTTGGTGCTGGAAGTTCTATTGGTATTTTGTTATCCGCTCTTTTATTTGGTATTTTAAAATTAGGTGGACAAGGTATGCCATTATTAACAGGATTACCAACAGAATTAGTAGATGTAGTTATTGCTTCAATTATTTTCTTTGTGGGTATTAGCTATTTAACTCGTTTATTATTAGCTAAAATCTCAAGAAATAAAACGGCAATTACTGAGGTTGAATCAACTGAATCAGCCGAAGATCCAAATGATCAAGAAGGAGGAACTATCTGA
- a CDS encoding ABC transporter permease, with protein MNVLILASVITQTLVYATPLILTALGGTFSERGGIVNVGLEGIMVMGAFSSIVFNLSFANTFGAITPWLACLVGGAVGIVFSILHAVATINLRADHIVSGTVINLMAPALSVFLVKVMYDKGQTDMISQPFGYFKFPFLEKIPLIGTLFFKQTSLPAFVAILIAFFAWFILFKTRFGLRLRSVGENPQAADTLGINVYFMRYTGVLISGFLGGMGGAVFAQTVAGRFGITTIAGQGFISMAAMIFGRWNPLGAMLSALFFGFAQNLGIVGENLPVIADIPKVYLQAAPYALTILVLVIFFGKASGPKANGKNYIKTK; from the coding sequence ATGAATGTATTAATTTTAGCATCTGTTATTACTCAAACATTGGTTTATGCTACTCCGCTAATTTTAACCGCTCTAGGTGGTACCTTTTCTGAAAGAGGGGGAATTGTTAATGTTGGTCTTGAAGGTATTATGGTGATGGGCGCATTTAGTTCAATTGTTTTTAATTTATCATTTGCAAATACTTTTGGTGCAATAACTCCCTGGCTGGCTTGTCTTGTTGGTGGTGCTGTGGGAATTGTTTTTTCTATTCTCCATGCTGTTGCTACAATCAATTTACGTGCAGATCATATTGTTAGTGGCACGGTGATTAATTTAATGGCACCGGCTTTGTCTGTATTTTTAGTAAAAGTCATGTATGATAAAGGACAAACAGATATGATCAGTCAACCATTTGGTTATTTTAAATTTCCATTTTTAGAAAAAATTCCCTTGATAGGTACATTATTCTTTAAGCAGACTTCATTACCTGCTTTTGTTGCTATTTTGATTGCATTTTTTGCTTGGTTTATTCTTTTTAAAACTCGTTTTGGCTTAAGATTACGTTCTGTTGGTGAAAATCCACAAGCAGCAGATACACTTGGAATTAATGTTTACTTTATGCGTTATACTGGTGTATTAATTTCTGGTTTTCTTGGTGGAATGGGAGGCGCCGTCTTTGCTCAAACTGTTGCTGGCCGCTTTGGTATTACGACAATTGCCGGACAGGGATTTATCTCAATGGCAGCAATGATCTTTGGTCGATGGAATCCTCTAGGAGCAATGTTATCTGCATTATTCTTTGGCTTTGCTCAAAATCTAGGAATTGTTGGTGAAAATTTACCAGTAATTGCAGATATACCAAAAGTATATTTACAAGCCGCTCCCTATGCACTGACGATTCTAGTCTTAGTTATCTTTTTTGGTAAAGCATCTGGTCCAAAAGCAAATGGTAAAAATTATATTAAAACGAAATAG
- a CDS encoding purine-nucleoside phosphorylase gives MINLEEKIAQTVTFLKKNGVEQADFGLILGSGLGELAEEITDAKKIPFEKIPYFPISTVTGHAGNLVCGILAGKKVIAMQGRFHYYEGHSMQTVTYPVRIMAALGVHALIVTNAAGGVNQSFIPGDLMLITDHINFTGNNPLIGPNDEKTGPHFPDMSHAYSENFQTIANQVAAEQGIKLQQGVYMGFSGPTYETPAEIRMSRAMGADAVGMSTVSEVIVAVHSGLEVLGISCITNLAAGMQNDLNHTEVVETTQRVKVQFKYLVKEILAKL, from the coding sequence ATGATAAATTTAGAAGAAAAAATTGCCCAAACGGTAACATTTTTAAAAAAGAATGGTGTAGAACAAGCAGATTTTGGCTTAATTCTAGGTTCTGGACTTGGTGAATTAGCAGAAGAAATAACTGATGCTAAAAAGATTCCTTTTGAGAAAATTCCCTATTTTCCTATTTCAACGGTTACAGGTCATGCAGGAAATCTAGTATGTGGCATCCTAGCTGGAAAAAAAGTAATAGCTATGCAAGGTCGTTTTCATTATTATGAGGGACATTCGATGCAGACAGTTACCTATCCTGTCAGAATAATGGCTGCTTTGGGTGTCCATGCCTTGATTGTCACCAATGCAGCTGGAGGTGTAAATCAATCCTTTATTCCAGGCGACCTCATGCTGATTACCGATCATATTAACTTTACTGGAAATAATCCACTAATTGGTCCAAATGATGAAAAAACAGGACCACATTTTCCAGATATGAGTCATGCTTACTCGGAGAATTTTCAAACGATAGCTAATCAGGTAGCTGCTGAACAAGGTATTAAATTACAACAGGGTGTATATATGGGATTTTCAGGTCCTACTTATGAAACGCCAGCAGAAATTAGAATGTCACGAGCAATGGGAGCAGATGCGGTTGGTATGTCAACTGTTTCTGAAGTTATTGTTGCAGTTCACAGTGGGTTAGAAGTCTTAGGAATTTCTTGTATTACAAATTTAGCTGCTGGTATGCAAAATGATTTAAACCATACAGAAGTAGTTGAAACGACACAGCGTGTAAAAGTACAATTTAAGTATTTAGTCAAAGAAATACTAGCTAAACTTTAA
- the deoD gene encoding purine-nucleoside phosphorylase, with translation MSVHIEAELGEIADKILLPGDPLRAKYIAETFLDHPVCYNQVRGMLGYTGTYKGQQISVQGTGMGMPSASIYAHELINSYNVKKLIRVGTCGSISEKVHIRDLVLAQAAATSSAMIKNDFPTYDFPQIATFDLLMNAYNIAKEQGFTVHVGNVLSDDVFYKENTDTVFRLGKLGVLAIEMEAAALYYLAAKFGVEALAVMTVSDSLVTGEETTAAERQSTFDAMIKVGLETAIAQ, from the coding sequence ATGAGTGTACATATCGAAGCAGAACTAGGAGAAATAGCAGATAAAATTTTACTTCCAGGTGATCCATTACGAGCAAAATATATTGCAGAAACTTTTTTAGATCATCCAGTTTGTTATAACCAAGTGCGTGGTATGCTTGGTTATACCGGAACATACAAAGGACAACAAATTTCTGTTCAGGGAACAGGAATGGGTATGCCATCAGCTTCTATTTATGCTCACGAATTGATCAATTCTTATAATGTCAAAAAATTAATTCGTGTAGGTACTTGTGGATCAATATCCGAAAAAGTTCATATTCGTGATCTGGTTTTAGCACAAGCAGCTGCTACGTCATCTGCAATGATAAAAAATGACTTTCCTACCTATGATTTCCCTCAAATAGCAACATTTGATCTATTGATGAACGCCTATAATATTGCAAAAGAGCAGGGATTTACTGTCCATGTTGGTAATGTTCTTTCAGATGATGTTTTTTATAAGGAAAATACCGATACAGTTTTCCGTTTGGGGAAATTAGGTGTTTTAGCGATTGAAATGGAAGCAGCTGCCTTATACTATCTTGCTGCCAAATTTGGTGTAGAGGCATTAGCGGTGATGACTGTCAGTGATAGCTTGGTCACTGGAGAGGAGACAACAGCAGCTGAACGTCAATCGACATTTGATGCTATGATTAAAGTTGGACTTGAAACAGCAATTGCTCAATAA
- the gpmA gene encoding 2,3-diphosphoglycerate-dependent phosphoglycerate mutase, translating into MPKLVFSRHGMSEWNALNQFTGWVDVNLSPEGIEEAKEGGRKIKEAGIDFDIAYTSVLTRAIKTCNLILEYSDQLWVPQVKSWRLNERHYGKLQGLNKKETAEKYGDEQVHIWRRSYDTLPPLLEEMDPGSALNDRRYAGLDKRDIPAGENLKVTLERALPFWQDHIAPSLVDDKTVLVAAHGNSIRALVKHIEGISDDDIMGVEIPTGQPLVYELNTDLSVAKKYYL; encoded by the coding sequence ATGCCAAAATTAGTTTTTTCTCGTCATGGAATGAGCGAATGGAATGCATTAAATCAATTTACCGGTTGGGTTGATGTTAATTTATCACCTGAAGGAATTGAAGAAGCAAAAGAGGGTGGACGAAAAATCAAAGAAGCTGGAATTGATTTTGATATTGCCTATACTTCTGTCTTAACACGTGCAATTAAAACGTGTAATTTAATTTTAGAATATTCTGACCAACTATGGGTACCTCAAGTAAAATCTTGGCGCTTAAATGAACGTCATTATGGTAAATTACAAGGCTTAAACAAAAAAGAAACAGCAGAAAAATATGGAGACGAACAAGTACATATCTGGCGTCGTTCTTATGATACACTGCCTCCATTATTAGAAGAAATGGATCCAGGTTCTGCCTTAAATGATCGTCGCTATGCTGGACTGGACAAACGTGATATTCCAGCTGGAGAAAATTTAAAAGTTACATTGGAACGTGCTTTACCTTTCTGGCAAGATCATATTGCTCCTTCATTGGTAGATGACAAGACTGTTTTAGTTGCCGCACATGGTAATTCTATACGGGCTCTTGTTAAACATATTGAAGGTATTTCTGATGATGATATTATGGGTGTAGAGATTCCAACAGGTCAACCACTTGTTTATGAACTAAACACTGACTTATCTGTAGCTAAAAAATACTATCTATAA